From a region of the Neisseria subflava genome:
- a CDS encoding phospholipase D-like domain-containing protein: MMTKQSGKAPQTHSAATIAKPNTTIASNVFDTKAPLPSGSTLEVLVNGEKAFGKVYEAINNAQNSVEIVCWGFQPSMYFVRGKQQKNIGELLLQKAEEGKKIKIMCWQTPWGTEKLLEDNTPGRHTLTTPHQILIYSHWMAFLRSDVRTIEDFERFVKANEGRFAGANIKQGYTGIQAHYDWAWFDLVEGGISLNEKSYKSSFEKFKKIKQNISLRAINYIDGNIGSWAKKVGNWKYDLTPDFLRNLGLEMDRWTSEAIEKASYSISHRIFDTTPSNVKGKILGSLLDPGIDMLYEIYKKNGGTENLATALKNAAGEISRTDTALNIHEKIQKNLAQVLDFLYPYKHIWENIKQDGGILFDDVAEFIDSYIFCVHYAFLKQHAEFRYAFGKLTQVDAGEVTVYTIPEKNEQNTAVSEATAVEDTEDSTSENVIKPKKQFLKFHVREMPFEAVKNTVFDDKGLGGMADKALRVGPTHHQKTVLIDYEHPERTVGFVMGHNMLEAYWDTERHSKRATAPDLGAYYPVPREDVSSMVTGGVLYDLNENFVRSWEKIPMNNMSKKEAEEFVQQRRKIERSVFKPDKTKGTVLNAQILCTQPEFGLEEIKGFYYRLSKLSTSYLYIENQYFRWPPLAERLAKWGQKMAEQGREDRLCVFVVTNTSKEGLGSGRINTDRMLDILGRRDVMPGVGKQREIGRIKKKLDETGGSSLWKTITGRTEGEKRQDATRDGLRQEKNRLAKLDPQNEEDRKKLRQIFKRDIPNVSVHICRLMSTEVSNRDRLDKVKDDPGASADERKANYEERWRIGKEKKRPEEIYIHSKVAIANDVFMTIGSANINTRSMQVDSELNVVTECEGVARKLRRELWRNHTGENAAVLNPEKIENLDQLKDLYKNWGDLMEDNRKLMEAEKPLPCP; encoded by the coding sequence ATGATGACCAAACAATCTGGCAAGGCACCCCAAACCCATTCTGCAGCCACAATCGCTAAACCGAATACGACTATCGCGTCCAATGTCTTCGACACAAAAGCCCCTTTGCCGAGCGGCTCCACTTTGGAAGTTTTGGTTAATGGTGAAAAAGCATTTGGCAAAGTTTATGAGGCAATAAACAATGCACAAAATTCGGTAGAAATCGTTTGTTGGGGATTTCAACCGTCAATGTATTTCGTTCGGGGAAAACAACAGAAAAACATAGGGGAGCTTCTGCTGCAGAAAGCAGAAGAAGGGAAGAAAATCAAAATTATGTGCTGGCAGACCCCATGGGGGACTGAAAAACTACTAGAAGATAACACGCCGGGACGGCATACCTTGACGACGCCACATCAAATATTGATTTACAGTCATTGGATGGCATTTTTGAGGTCGGATGTCCGGACGATAGAGGATTTCGAACGATTTGTGAAAGCGAATGAAGGCAGGTTTGCAGGTGCAAATATCAAACAAGGCTATACTGGGATTCAGGCCCATTATGACTGGGCATGGTTCGATTTAGTGGAAGGCGGTATCAGCCTGAATGAGAAATCATATAAGTCATCTTTTGAAAAATTCAAAAAAATCAAGCAGAATATCTCATTGAGGGCGATTAATTATATAGACGGTAATATAGGATCGTGGGCAAAGAAGGTGGGCAACTGGAAATATGACCTTACACCAGATTTTCTGCGTAATTTGGGTTTGGAAATGGATCGATGGACATCAGAAGCAATAGAGAAAGCAAGTTACAGTATTTCCCACCGAATATTTGATACCACGCCAAGCAATGTGAAAGGAAAAATATTGGGGTCATTATTGGATCCCGGGATAGATATGCTGTATGAAATTTACAAAAAAAACGGCGGAACGGAAAATCTAGCAACGGCTTTGAAAAACGCAGCGGGAGAAATTTCCAGGACCGACACTGCGCTTAATATCCATGAAAAAATTCAAAAAAACTTGGCGCAAGTCTTGGATTTCCTCTATCCGTACAAGCATATTTGGGAAAATATAAAACAGGATGGTGGGATTCTTTTCGATGATGTCGCAGAGTTTATCGACAGTTATATTTTCTGTGTCCATTATGCTTTTTTGAAACAGCATGCCGAGTTTCGTTATGCATTTGGCAAATTAACACAGGTAGATGCAGGCGAAGTAACTGTCTATACCATACCTGAAAAAAATGAACAAAATACGGCTGTATCTGAGGCAACGGCAGTTGAGGATACGGAAGATTCTACAAGTGAAAATGTAATAAAGCCTAAAAAGCAATTCCTCAAATTTCACGTCCGTGAAATGCCATTTGAGGCGGTTAAAAACACCGTGTTTGACGACAAAGGGCTAGGCGGTATGGCAGACAAGGCACTGCGCGTCGGTCCGACCCACCACCAAAAAACCGTCCTAATCGATTACGAGCATCCCGAGCGCACCGTAGGATTTGTGATGGGACACAATATGCTCGAGGCGTATTGGGATACCGAACGGCATAGCAAACGCGCTACCGCACCGGACTTGGGAGCATATTACCCCGTTCCAAGGGAGGACGTATCGAGTATGGTTACCGGCGGCGTATTGTACGATTTGAATGAAAACTTCGTCCGTTCTTGGGAAAAAATTCCTATGAACAACATGAGCAAGAAAGAAGCCGAAGAATTTGTACAGCAACGAAGGAAAATCGAACGCAGCGTATTCAAACCGGATAAAACAAAGGGCACTGTCTTGAACGCGCAAATCCTCTGCACACAGCCCGAATTCGGTTTGGAAGAAATCAAAGGTTTTTATTACCGGCTGTCGAAACTGTCAACCAGCTACCTGTATATAGAAAACCAATATTTCCGCTGGCCGCCCCTGGCCGAAAGGCTGGCCAAATGGGGGCAGAAGATGGCCGAACAGGGACGGGAAGACCGCCTGTGCGTCTTTGTGGTTACCAATACCAGCAAAGAAGGCTTGGGCAGCGGGAGGATCAATACCGACAGGATGCTCGACATACTCGGACGGCGCGACGTGATGCCCGGCGTCGGTAAACAGCGCGAAATCGGAAGGATAAAGAAAAAGCTGGACGAAACAGGAGGCAGCTCCCTGTGGAAAACGATAACCGGCCGGACGGAAGGGGAAAAGCGGCAGGATGCCACACGGGACGGGTTGCGGCAGGAAAAAAACAGGCTGGCCAAACTCGACCCGCAAAACGAAGAAGACCGCAAAAAATTGCGGCAGATCTTCAAACGCGATATCCCCAACGTCTCCGTTCACATCTGCCGCCTGATGAGCACCGAAGTCAGCAACCGCGACCGGCTCGACAAAGTGAAGGACGACCCCGGCGCATCGGCGGACGAACGCAAGGCCAATTACGAGGAACGCTGGCGGATCGGCAAGGAAAAAAAACGTCCCGAAGAAATCTACATCCATTCCAAAGTCGCCATCGCCAACGACGTCTTCATGACCATAGGTTCGGCCAACATCAACACCCGCAGCATGCAGGTGGACAGTGAATTGAACGTCGTAACCGAATGCGAGGGAGTGGCGCGCAAGCTGCGGCGCGAGCTGTGGCGCAACCATACCGGAGAGAACGCTGCCGTCCTGAACCCCGAAAAAATCGAAAACCTGGATCAGTTGAAGGATTTGTACAAAAACTGGGGCGATCTGATGGAAGACAACAGAAAACTGATGGAGGCCGAAAAGCCCTTACCATGTCCCTGA
- a CDS encoding type VI secretion system Vgr family protein, translating to MTARQSYHLTFARFSPSLSVRSFSASEAVNTAYRVEITATSTDSSLPLSSYLNQRAAFEIRPQEGLLSEVAGVFGSASDDPPAKQWQGIITSCEKLSVSKDETVYRFVLEPRFAALKHFQTSRLFQHQTVPDIVAAVFKHHGFSGVDYRFQKSRNYAVREYVTQYLESDFDFINRLCEEEGIWYAFEQHEQHGDVVVFGDSPEHYLRSQGLPVSYRPHAGLESVGTEALFNLSIRHNPIVEGIRTADYNYRSADTDLFAETDNKQSEESADNTVLLGKQQHWGLHPKTTDEAQVQTTLLNEANLCRQTVAAGSGNVVSMTPMKVFQTDVSFPEAPDGWLVLSMEHSGSRDTAYSHTFTAIPAQLAYRPERITPRPHIDGTLPARVTAAENCTYAYIDDMGRYRVKLPFDLDEWSPGGESRPVRLAKPYAGPEYGIHFPLHEGTEVMLSFVQGNPDRPYISGVMHDSAHTDHIPADWNTRNVIRTWANNKLRMEDLQGQEHIKLATDYQKSQLNLGHIVDSTRNKRGENGEGFELRTDGWGAVRAGKGILVSAQNQDANGKVLDMDDAIAQIEQALSLAKSLNKAAQTANNHNTDEETQRGRLKDALKDLKEAGLIQTAPAGIATATEQSQLHTANENIHLVSGSHTDISAGQSLTAHAAESVNLFAQSSGIKMQANQGKVEVQAQNDELQLNALKDATLTSSAGKVTIAAKEEILITCKGAYIKLSNGEVEIGSPKVVRVRAPMVVSGASSMDMTHPSWPKTLPKRMMKINLLPSPHSSSTYIGMPYSVYVNETKIKEGIINGKDDLIIDHEISTEKYRVVLGNGEEYRIHMVNEFNDNTAKNGKTNQGFHPREFNDREISGKDYAQKYYKLVRKDDGKE from the coding sequence ATGACCGCCCGCCAATCCTACCACCTTACCTTTGCCCGTTTTTCCCCCTCACTTTCAGTCCGCTCCTTCAGCGCATCCGAAGCGGTCAATACCGCCTACCGTGTCGAAATCACCGCTACCTCGACCGATTCCTCCCTGCCTCTGTCTTCCTACCTCAACCAGCGCGCAGCGTTTGAGATTCGTCCGCAGGAAGGTTTACTGTCGGAAGTAGCCGGGGTATTCGGGTCTGCTTCAGACGATCCCCCGGCGAAGCAATGGCAGGGCATTATCACCTCATGCGAGAAGTTGTCCGTATCTAAGGATGAAACCGTTTACCGCTTTGTTTTAGAGCCGCGCTTTGCGGCTTTAAAACATTTCCAAACTTCCCGGCTGTTCCAACACCAAACCGTCCCCGACATCGTTGCCGCCGTCTTCAAACACCACGGTTTCTCCGGTGTCGACTACCGTTTCCAAAAGAGCCGCAACTACGCCGTACGCGAGTATGTGACCCAGTATCTCGAAAGCGACTTCGACTTTATCAACCGTCTGTGTGAAGAAGAGGGTATTTGGTATGCCTTCGAACAGCATGAACAACATGGCGACGTAGTCGTCTTCGGCGACAGTCCCGAACATTACTTACGCAGCCAAGGCTTACCCGTATCCTACCGACCCCATGCCGGATTGGAGAGTGTCGGTACCGAAGCACTCTTTAACTTAAGCATCCGCCACAACCCCATTGTCGAAGGCATACGCACGGCCGACTACAACTACCGCAGTGCCGATACCGACCTATTTGCCGAAACCGACAACAAACAGTCGGAAGAATCAGCCGACAATACCGTTTTATTGGGCAAACAACAGCATTGGGGTCTTCATCCTAAAACAACCGACGAAGCCCAAGTTCAGACGACCCTGTTGAACGAAGCCAACCTCTGCCGCCAAACCGTCGCAGCCGGCAGCGGCAACGTCGTCTCCATGACGCCGATGAAGGTGTTCCAAACCGATGTCTCCTTCCCCGAAGCCCCCGACGGCTGGCTGGTACTTTCCATGGAGCACAGCGGCAGCCGCGATACCGCCTACAGCCATACCTTTACCGCCATCCCCGCCCAACTCGCCTACCGTCCTGAACGCATCACCCCGCGTCCGCATATCGACGGTACCTTACCGGCACGGGTAACTGCGGCAGAAAACTGCACCTATGCCTATATCGACGATATGGGCCGCTACCGCGTCAAACTCCCGTTTGACCTGGACGAATGGAGTCCCGGCGGGGAAAGCCGTCCCGTCCGACTGGCTAAACCCTATGCCGGTCCCGAATACGGCATTCACTTCCCCTTACACGAAGGCACCGAAGTGATGCTGTCCTTCGTACAAGGTAATCCCGACCGTCCGTATATCTCCGGTGTCATGCACGACAGTGCCCATACCGACCATATCCCTGCCGATTGGAACACAAGAAACGTCATCCGTACCTGGGCGAACAACAAACTGAGGATGGAAGACCTGCAGGGACAGGAACACATCAAACTTGCCACCGACTATCAGAAATCCCAACTCAACCTCGGCCATATCGTCGACTCAACCCGCAACAAACGCGGAGAGAACGGCGAAGGCTTCGAACTCAGAACCGACGGTTGGGGGGCCGTACGGGCAGGTAAGGGCATACTCGTCAGCGCACAAAACCAGGATGCCAACGGCAAAGTGTTGGATATGGACGATGCCATCGCACAGATCGAACAGGCACTCTCCCTGGCCAAAAGCCTGAACAAAGCCGCCCAAACCGCCAACAACCACAACACCGATGAAGAAACCCAAAGGGGCCGTCTGAAAGACGCCCTTAAAGACCTGAAAGAGGCAGGTTTGATCCAAACCGCCCCGGCCGGCATCGCCACCGCGACAGAGCAAAGCCAACTGCACACCGCCAATGAAAACATCCACCTCGTCAGCGGCAGCCATACCGACATCAGCGCCGGACAAAGCCTGACCGCCCATGCGGCAGAGAGCGTGAACCTGTTTGCGCAAAGCAGCGGCATCAAGATGCAGGCCAATCAGGGTAAAGTGGAAGTACAGGCACAGAATGACGAATTGCAGCTGAATGCCTTAAAGGACGCAACGTTAACCAGCAGCGCAGGGAAAGTCACCATTGCGGCGAAGGAAGAGATTCTGATTACCTGCAAAGGGGCGTATATCAAGTTAAGTAATGGGGAAGTGGAGATCGGAAGTCCGAAGGTGGTGCGGGTGAGGGCGCCGATGGTGGTGAGTGGGGCTTCATCAATGGATATGACGCATCCGTCATGGCCGAAAACTTTACCGAAGCGGATGATGAAGATAAATCTACTTCCCTCCCCTCATTCCAGCAGCACATACATTGGTATGCCTTATTCCGTTTATGTCAATGAGACAAAGATTAAGGAAGGAATTATCAATGGAAAAGACGATTTAATCATAGATCATGAAATTTCGACAGAAAAATATCGGGTTGTTTTAGGTAACGGGGAAGAATATCGTATCCATATGGTGAATGAATTTAACGATAATACTGCCAAAAACGGCAAAACCAATCAAGGCTTCCATCCGAGGGAATTTAATGATAGGGAGATTTCCGGCAAGGATTACGCCCAAAAATATTACAAATTGGTACGTAAAGATGATGGCAAAGAATAA